Proteins from a single region of Enoplosus armatus isolate fEnoArm2 chromosome 6, fEnoArm2.hap1, whole genome shotgun sequence:
- the LOC139286564 gene encoding intestinal mucin-like protein, with the protein MARCIENNTIEIVPYECPPMKNITCTNEKKPVLVYDEYHCCQHYACDCVCEGWGDPHYITFDGFYYSYQGNCTYVLMEEILPSYNLKIYIDNVFCDPTEDVSCPRSIIVFYGSQVLTLKNHNVIGAPKLEALKDGVSLKLPYSQQDVKILSSGITLVLEIPRLKVVITFGITGFSVTLPFQLFGRNTQGHCGTCNNNQADDCMLPGGQLVESCAVMADYWPAKDISQPNCNIPSVLPTSRPEPPPTLTPCKPESMCDLLKSSVFAECHPFVSPDKFYQGCAYDSCHVSNPAVECTSLQTYAAACAQAGVCLHWRNHTTLCASDCPSNKVYKPCGPAEQPTCEDNPNEPTMNFTAEGCFCPDGMTLFNKQSGICVDKCGCLDPEGIPREFDERFEYKCQNCICGESTKTVTCKPKECPTPPLTNCAGPGFVLVNQTDPADRCCSAYVCQCHSNTCPVTSMNCPVGYISIVSVPKGKCCPEHTCEPKRVCVHEESEYQPGSSIPGYKCQDCTCTNEVDPKSGLFKISCEFQQCQDKCDTGYEYVKTDSDECCGKCVQTHCIFNVSGTKQFLVQGQTWSPPENKCEHYTCVKIDGTLTTIASHIVCPPFQQSNCQPDTIQTAADGCCNVCVEREKACKIQSMKTLITHKDCESYQKVDMPYCEGSCNTFTKYAEAAATLHHSCSCCKETRSSNRTVDLHCLNGDVVPYTYIHVEECSCSHSDCTRTSGPPARRRRSFTLV; encoded by the exons ATGGCCAGATGCATTGAGAACAATACAATTGAAATAGTTCCTTATGAATGTCCACCCATGAAGAACATCACTTGTACCAATGAAAAGAAACCAGTTCTTGTGTATGATGAGTACCACTGCTGCCAACATTACGCTTGTGACT gtgtATGTGAAGGCTGGGGAGATCCTCATTACATCACATTTGATGGATTCTACTACAGTTATCAAGGAAACTGTACTTATGTCTTGATGGAAGAGATTTTACCAAGTTATAACTTGAAGATTTATATTGACAATGTCTTTTGTGATCCCACTGAAGATGTTTCTTGTCCTCGATCTATAATTGTATTCTATGGATCACAAGTTCTCACACTGAAGAATCATAACGTCATTGGAGCACCAAAGTTGGAG GCACTCAAAGATGGAGTAAGTTTGAAACTACCTTATTCACAACAAGATGTGAAGATCTTGAGTTCTGGCATTACCTTGGTTTTGGAGATCCCTCGTCTAAAAGTGGTCATTACATTTGGAATAACTGGCTTTAGTGTCACACTTCCCTTTCAATTATttggcagaaacacacagggcCATTGTG GAACATGCAATAACAACCAGGCTGATGACTGCATGTTGCCTGGAGGCCAGCTGGTGGAAAGTTGTGCCGTGATGGCCGACTATTGGCCTGCAAAAGACATTTCCCAACCCAACTGCAATATACCATCTGTTCTGCCCACCAGTAGACCAGAACCTCCACCAACCTTAACTCCATGCAAGCCAGAGTCCATGTGTGATCTGCTGAAGAGCAG TGTCTTTGCAGAGTGCCATCCCTTTGTCTCTCCTGACAAATTCTACCAAGGTTGTGCTTATGATAGCTGCCACGTTTCCAACCCAGCAGTGGAGTGCACAAGTTTGCAGACTTATGCTGCTGCCTGTGCTCAGGCTGGGGTTTGCCTTCACTGGAGGAACCACACCACACTGTGTG CAAGTGACTGCCCATCAAACAAAGTTTACAAGCCGTGTGGTCCTGCAGAACAGCCAACCTGTGAAGACAA CCCTAATGAACCAACCATGAACTTCACTGCTGAGGGCTGCTTTTGTCCTGATGGAATGACTCTCTTCAACAAACAGTCTGGCATATGTGTTGATAAGTGTG GATGTCTTGATCCTGAGGGAATTCCTCGTGAG tttgatgaGAGGTTTGAGTACAAATGCCAAAACTGCATCTGTGGGGAGTCCACCAAGACTGTGACTTGCAAGCCTAAGGAGTGCCCAACACCACCTCTAACAAACTGTGCTGGTCCAGGGTTTGTCCTTGTCAACCAAACAGATCCGGCGGACCGCTGCTGTTCTGCTTATGTTTGCC AATGTCACAGCAACACTTGCCCTGTCACCAGCATGAACTGTCCCGTTGGATATATTTCAATCGTTAGTGTTCCTAAGGGAAAATGCTGTCCAGAACATACATGCG AACCTAAAAGAGTTTGTGTCCACGAAGAAAGTGAATACCAG CCTGGTTCTTCAATTCCTGGATATAAATGTCAGGATTGCACCTGTACCAATGAGGTGGACCCCAAATCTGGTCTCTTTAAGATATCTTGTGAGTTTCAGCAATGTCAAGACAAATGTGACACG GGATATGAATATGTGAAAACTGATTCAGATGAATGCTGTGGGAAGTGTGTACAGACACACTGTATCTTCAATGTTAGTGGTACCAAGCAGTTCTTGGTG CAAGGACAAACCTGGTCACCACCTGAGAATAAGTGTGAGCATTACACCTGTGTTAAGATCGATGGGACTTTAACAACGATCGCTTCACACATTGTCTGCCCGCCGTTCCAGCAGAGCAACTGCCAACCT GACACAATTCAGACTGCAGCAGATGGCTGTTGTAATGTTT gtgtggagagagagaaggcctGCAAGATACAATCCATGAAAACCCTCATTACCCACAAGGACTGTGAGTCTTACCAGAAGGTAGATATGCCATATTGTGAAGGATCCTGCAACACTTTCACCAA gtACGCTGAAGCAGCAGCTACTCTGCATCATTCTTGCTCCTGCTGTAAGGAGACACGCTCCAGCAATCGCACTGTTGACTTGCACTGCCTGAATGGAGATGTGGTTCCCTACACATACATCCATGTGGAGGAGTGTAGCTGTA
- the LOC139286271 gene encoding salivary glue protein Sgs-3: TERPTTTTESTTPSTEPPSTTEGPTTVSTTLTTFESPVTGPTVSPVPTPTAHIIIPNTTLTSEATPSTIITAGPTTTTESTTPPTEPTTTTERPTTTTESTTPPTEPTTTTERPTTTTESTTPPTEPTTTTERPTTTTESTTPSTEPTTTTERPTTTTESTTSPTEPTTTTEALTTTTESTTPPTEPTTTTERPTTTTETTTPPTEPTPTTEASTTTTESTTPPTEPTTATERPTTTTESTTPPTESTTTTERPTTTTESTTPPTEPTSATERPTTTTESTTPPTESTTTAERPTTTTESTTSPTEASTTTTESTTPPTEPTTTTERPTTTTEATTPSTEPPTTTEGPTTVSTTLTTYTINNNHCRANHNNRIYNTTN, translated from the exons actgaaaggccaaccacaacaacagaatctacaacaccatCAACTGAACCACCAAGTACAACCGAAGGGCCAACTACTGTTTCAACAACTTTAACAACGTTTGAATCACCTGTCACTGGTCCCACGGTATCGCCTGTGCCTACACCAACTGCACACATTATCATCCCCAATACAACCCTAACGTCGGAAGCTACACCATCAACAATAATCACTGCAGGGccaaccacaacaacagaatctacaacaccaccaactgaacctactactacaactgaaaggccaactacaaccacagaatctacaacaccaccaactgaacctactaccacaactgaaaggccaactacaacaacagaatctacaacaccaccaactgaacctactactacaactgaaaggccaactacaaccacagaatctacaacaccatCAACTGAACCTACCACTACAACTGAAAggccaactacaaccacagaatctacaacatcaccaactgaacctactactacaactgaagCGTtaactacaaccacagaatctacaacaccaccaactgaacctactactacaactgaaaggccaactacaaccacagaaactacaacaccaccaactgaacctactCCTACAACTGAAGCAtcaactacaaccacagaatctacaacaccaccaactgaacctactACTGCAACTGAAAggccaacaacaaccacagaatctacaacaccaccaactgaatcaactactacaactgaaaggccaactacaaccacagaatctacaacaccaccaactgaacctactTCTGCAACTGAAAggccaacaacaaccacagaatctacaacaccaccaactgaatCAACTACTACAGCTGAAAggccaacaacaaccacagaatctacaacatCACCAACTGAAGCGtcaactacaaccacagaatctacaacaccaccaactgaacctactactacaactgaaaggccaaccacaacaacagaagCTACAACACCATCAACTGAACCACCAACTACAACTGAAGGGCCAACTACTGTTTCAACAACTTTAACAAC CTACACCATCAACAATAATCACTGCAGGGccaaccacaacaacagaatctacaacaccaccaactga
- the LOC139286272 gene encoding mucin-2-like: protein MKWRCVWLCFLALSASVIDIHARLVLNHVSSICSTWGREHFKTFDGDVYQFPGMCEYNLASDCHDAYREFSVHIKRKESDGNPTVSYVVVTINDLSFHLTKSLVAVNDLPIKMPYYNAGVQVEKNAVYIKLQSKVGIVVMWNGDDAVMVELDRDYANRTCGLCGDFNGVSVYNEFILNGRKISPIEFGNNQKVHRPNDDCEDPYEEEDESSEVVTVPDSCKKFQTTCNQMLRSESWSSCTKLINPEPYIQACVQDMCGCTNSTSDFCVCSTLSELSRQCSHAGGQPPNWRTPQFCAKQCPFNMVYDESSSPCMATCAHLDTSSLCEDHKMDGCFCPPGSVFDDISMRGCIGQSECQCKHDKIYNPGEVYRQVGQNCTCFEGRWACESLQTPATCAVEEGSHVTTFDGKTYTFHGDCYYTLAKVESKDDARPDFTVRAQLVPCRYEESDTCLKNLKILLNNDRNNVLMFTSDGTVKQNMQTISLPYHSGNVNIFRASSFHILLQTSFGLQIQIQHVPVMQVYVRLEQSYRAKTRGLCGNYNMVLSDEMKTPQGIVEGTAATFSNSWKANLMCRDREERPDDPCSLSVENENYAKHWCALLLSPNSTFTQCRSVVDPEVYYKRCTYASCNCEKSEACLCAVFSSYARACASKGVLLTDWRENVCDKYTRSCPASQTFSYKHQRCQLTCRSLGSKQQSCTSDFLPVDGCSCSDGLYLNENGMCVPMAKCPCYHNEVYIKPGKSISIKDEHCVCTNGILHCHSLRVRSSTCPSPKVFFNCSTMGTGELGLQCARTCLNLDSNDCDSTECESGCQCPSGLIDDGKGSCVKENECPCQHDGRLYAPGAQIPEQCNNCICKHGKWNCTEKRCPGTCVIYGSGHYNTFDQRTYGFQGHCAYVAVKNKCGNKTVQDNFGVITENVPCGSTGTTCSKTVRIQLGRMEVKLSKGKYEEVDLEHGHQIPYKIRKVGLYLVVESAIGLAVMWDRKTTVRILLEPQHSGEVCGLCGDFDGDGQNDFTTLDQLTVSNPLEFANSWRVSSSCPDVEMNVDPCGARPNRHQWAKMMCSIITEVTGTFKDCHNKVDSRPFYENCVKDSCACDSGGDCECFCTAVAAYAQACNEAGVCVAWRTPEICPVFCDYYNSPGECKWHYNPCHTPCHKTCLNPQGNCHSPIPNLEGCYPSCPKDKPIFDEETQMCVEEWPTTTTESTTPPTEPTTTTERPTTTTESTTPPTEPTTTTERPTTTTESTTPPTEPTTTTERPTTTTESTTPSTEPTTTTERPTTTTDTPCITMVYRSCKWSEWYDVDKPKKDGSDRETYKNIRNSGKQVCQNPSNIECGSTEDIRNNFSDFVSETGQVVTCDVKNGLMCEKKDQLRRPRKCFNYKIRVQCCEVVYEAVSCPTTTPTTTTTESTTTTTESTTPSTEPTTTTERPTTTTESTTPPTEPTTTTERPTTTTES, encoded by the exons ATGAAGTGGagatgtgtgtggttgtgtttccTTGCTTTGTCTGCTAGTGTCATCGATATCCATGCCAGACTGG TTCTCAACCATGTCAGCAGCATCTGCAGCACGTGGGGCAGGGAGCACTTCAAGACGTTTGATGGTGATGTGTACCAGTTCCCTGGTATGTGTGAATACAACCTGGCCTCAGACTGCCACGATGCCTACCGGGAGTTCTCAGTGCACataaagaggaaagagagtgaTGGAAACCCTACAGTCAGTTATGTGGTGGTCACCATCAATGACCTGTCATTCCACCTCACCAAGAGTCTGGTCGCTGTGAATGACCTCCC TATCAAAATGCCATACTACAACGCGGGGGTacaagtggaaaaaaatgctgtttacatcAAGCTCCAATCCAAAGTTGGCATTGTTGTGATGTGGAATGGTGACGATGCAGTCATG GTGGAGCTCGATCGTGACTATGCTAATCGTACGTGTGGACTTTGTGGAGACTTCAATGGTGTTTCTGTCTACAATGAGTTCATTCTTAATG GTCGCAAAATCAGCCCCATTGAGTTTGGCAACAATCAGAAAGTTCATCGTCCAAATGATGATTGCGAGGACCCctatgaagaggaagatgaatcATCGGAGGTTGTTACTGTGCCGGATTCATGCAAGAAGTTT CAAACCACCTGTAACCAGATGCTGCGTTCAGAGTCCTGGAGCTCCTGCACCAAACTGATTAACCCTGAACCCTACATCCAGGCCTGTGTGCAGGACATGTGTGGCTGCACCAACAGTACAAGTGACTTCTGCGTCTGCAGCACACTGTCTGAGTTGTCTCGACAGTGTTCCCACGCAGGAGGGCAGCCTCCCAACTGGAGGACACCTCAGTTCTGTG CTAAACAGTGCCCATTCAACATGGTATATGATGAGAGCAGTTCACCTTGCATGGCTACATGCGCACATCTAGACACAAGTTCACTGTGTGAGGACCACAAAATGGATGGCTGCTTCTGTCCTCCTG GAAGTGTGTTTGATGATATTTCCATGAGGGGGTGCATTGGTCAATCAGAATGTCAGTGCAAGCACGACAAAATCTATAACCCTGGTGAGGTTTACCGACAGGTCGGACAAAATTG TACATGTTTTGAGGGTAGATGGGCTTGTGAGAGCCTTCAGACGCCTGCTACATGTGCAGTTGAAGAGGGTTCACATGTAACTACCTTTGATGGGAAAACTTACACCTTCCATGGAGACTGTTACTACACCCTAGCAAAGGTGGAAAGCAAG GATGATGCAAGACCAGATTTTACCGTCCGGGCCCAGTTGGTGCCATGTAGATACGAAGAGTCTGACACTTGTCTTAAGAACCTTAAAATCCTGCTGaacaatgacagaaacaat gtATTAATGTTCACTTCCGATGGCACAGTGAAGCAGAATATGCAGACCATCAGTTTGCCATACCACTCAG GTAACGTCAACATATTTCGCGCTTCATCCTTTCACATCTTGCTCCAGACCAGTTTTGGGTTGCAAATTCAGATCCAGCATGTGCCTGTCATGCAAGTCTATGTCAGGCTGGAACAGAGCTACAGAGCAAAGACACGTG GTTTGTGTGGGAACTACAACATGGTCCTGTCTGATGAAATGAAGACTCCTCAGGGCATCGTGGAGGGAACAGCAGCAACTTTTAGTAACTCCTGGAAGGCTAACCTCATGTGCCGAGATAGAGAGGAAAGACCTGACGACCCCTGTTCCCTCAGTGTGGAAAATG AGAATTACGCCAAACACTGGTGCGCCTTGCTGCTAAGTCCAAACAGTACCTTTACGCAGTGCCGTTCAGTGGTGGATCCTGAGGTGTACTACAAG CGATGCACTTATGCTAGCTGTAACTGTGAGAAGAGTGAGGCCTGCCTGTGTGCCGTCTTCTCCTCCTACGCACGAGCTTGTGCATCAAAGGGAGTGTTGTTGACGGACTGGAGAGAGAACGTGTGTG ataaatacacaAGGAGCTGCCCTGCATCTCAGACCTTCTCTTACAAGCATCAGAGATGCCAGTTGACTTGCAGATCGCTGGGCTCAAAGCAGCAAAGCTGCACTTCTGACTTCTTGCCAGTGGATGGCTGCTCCTGCTCCGATGGTCTCTACCTAAATGAAAACGGCATGTGCGTCCCCATGGCAAAATGTCCCTGCTACCATAATGAAGTCTATATCAAGCCAGGAAAGTCCATCAGCATCAAAGACGAGCACTG TGTGTGTACCAATGGGATTCTTCATTGCCATTCTCTGAGAGTCCGCTCATCga CATGCCCTTCTCCAAAAGTATTCTTCAACTGCTCCACTATGGGCACAGGAGAGCTCGGACTGCAGTGTGCACGGACTTGTTTAAATCTGGACAGCAATGATTGT GACTCCACAGAGTGTGAATCTGGCTGTCAGTGTCCAAGTGGCCTCATTGATGATGGAAAAGGCTCctgtgtgaaagaaaatgaatgtccATGTCAGCATGATGGGCGTCTCTATGCCCCTGGAGCACAAATCCCTGAACAGTGCAACAACTG TATCTGCAAACATGGAAAATGGAATTGTACAGAGAAAAGATGTCCAGGAACTTGCGTTATTTATGGGAGTGGTCACTACAATACATTTGATCAGCGAACATATGGGTTTCAAGGACATTGCGCCTATGTTGCTGTTAAG AACAAATGTGGCAATAAAACAGTACAGGACAACTTTGGAGTcataacagaaaatgtaccaTGTGGATCTACAGGCACCACATGCTCCAAAACTGTCAGAATCCAACTAGGG CGAATGGAGGTCAAACTATCAAAGGGTAAATATGAAGAGGTGGACCTGGAACATGGCCATCAGATTCCATACAAAATAAGGAAGGTTGGCTTGTATCTGGTTGTAGAATCTGCCATTGGTCTGGCAGTGATGTGGGATCGCAAAACAACTGTCCGCATCCTCCTGGAACCACAGCACAGC GGAGAGGTATGTGGCCTGTGTGGAGATTTTGATGGTGATGGACAGAATGACTTCACCACCCTGGATCAGCTGACTGTGAGCAATCCATTAGAATTTGCAAACAGCTGGAGAGTGTCAAGCAGCTGCCCAGATGTGGAAATGAATGTTGACCCTTGTGGAGCAAGACCCAATAGACATCAATGGGCAAAAATGATGTGCAGCATTATTACTGAAGTTACCGGTACTTTCAAAGACTGCCACAATAAG GTAGATTCCCGTCCATTTTATGAAAACTGTGTGAAAGACTCATGTGCCTGCGACTCTGGAGGAGACTGTGAGTGTTTCTGCACAGCAGTTGCAGCATATGCTCAAGCTTGTAATGAGGCTGGTGTCTGTGTTGCATGGAGAACTCCAGAAATCTGTC CTGTCTTTTGTGATTACTACAACAGCCCAGGTGAATGCAAGTGGCACTACAATCCTTGCCACACACCATGCCACAAGACCTGCTTGAATCCACAAGGAAATTGTCACAGCCCTATACCCAACCTGGAAG GATGTTACCCTTCATGCCCAAAAGATAAGCCCATATTTGATGAGGAGACCCAGATGTGTGTGGAGGAAT GGccaaccacaacaacagaatctacaacaccaccaactgaacctactactacaactgaaaggccaactacaaccacagaatctacaacaccaccaactgaacctactaccacaactgaaaggccaactacaacaacagaatctacaacaccaccaactgaacctactactacaactgaaaggccaactacaaccacagaatctacaacaccatCAACTGAACCTACCACTACAACTGAAAggccaactacaaccacaga TACTCCTTGTATTACTATGGTTTATAGATCCTGTAAGTGGTCAGAGTGGTATGATGTGGATAAGCCAAAAAAAGACGGAAGTGACAGGGAAACATACAAGAACATCAGAAATAGTGGTAAACAGGTATGCCAAAATCCAAGCAACATTGAATGTGGATCAACAGAAGACATTAGAAACAACTTCAGTGACTTTGTGAGTGAAACTGGCCAAGTTGTTACTTGTGATGTAAAAAATGGTTTAATGTGTGAAAAAAAGGACCAGTTAAGACGTCCACGAAAGTGCTTCAACTATAAGATCAGAGTGCAATGTTGTGAAGTGGTATATGAAGCTGTATCGTGTCCAACTACTACCCCCACCACGACTACAACTGAATCtactacaacaaccacagaatctacaacaccatcaactgaacctactactacaactgaaaggccaaccacaacaacagaatctacaacaccaccaactgaacctactactacaactgaaaggccaaccacaacaacagaatct
- the LOC139286565 gene encoding intestinal mucin-like protein, with translation MPPSKPPTTTEGPTTTTPSRPTCPEWDVVQNETFFLCNCTMARCIENNTIEIIPYECPPIENITCTNGKKPVLVYDEYHCCQHYACDCVCEGWGDPHYITFDGFYYSYQGNCTYVLMEEIVPNHNLKIYIDNVFCDPTEDVSCPRSIIVSYKSQVVTLKNHNLIGAAQLEALKDGVSLKLPYSQQDVKILSSGITLVLEIPRLKVVITFGITGFSVTLPFQLFGRNTQGHCGTCNNNQADDCMLPGGQLVESCAVMADYWPAKDISQPNCNIPSVLPTSRPEPPPTLTPCKPESMCDLLKSSVFAECHPFVSPDKFYQGCAYDSCHVSNPAVECTSLQTYAAACAQAGVCLHWRNHTTLCASDCPSNKVYKPCGPAEQPTCEDNPNEPTMNFTTEGCFCPDGMTLFNKQSGICVDKCGCLDPEGIPREFDERFEYKCQNCICGESTKTVTCKPKECPTPPLTNCAGPGFVLVNQTDPADRCCSAYVCQCHSNTCPVTSMNCPVGYISIVSVPKGKCCPEHTCEPKRVCVHEESEYQPGSSIPGYKCQDCTCTNEVDPKSGLFKISCEFQQCQDKCDTGYEYVKTDSDECCGKCVQTHCIFNVSGTKQFLVQGQTWSPPENKCEHYTCVKIDGTLTTIASHIVCPPFQQSNCQPDTIQTAADGCCNVCVEREKACKIQSMKTLITHKDCESYQKVDMPYCEGSCNTFTKYAEAAATLHHFCSCCKETRSSNRTVDLHCLNGDVVPYTYIHVEECSCSHSDCTRTSGPPARRRRSSH, from the exons atgCCACCAAGcaaaccacctactacaactgaggggccaaccacaaccacacCTTCACGACCTACTTGCCCTGAATGGGATGTAGTA CAAAATGAGACCTTCTTCTTGTGCAACTGCACTATGGCCAGATGCATTGAGAATAATACAATTGAGATAATTCCATATGAATGTCCACCCATTGAGAACATCACTTGTACCAATGGAAAGAAACCAGTACTTGTATATGATGAGTACCACTGCTGCCAACATTACGCTTGTGATT gtGTATGTGAAGGCTGGGGAGATCCTCATTACATCACATTTGATGGATTCTACTACAGTTATCAAGGAAACTGTACTTATGTCTTGATGGAAGAGATTGTACCAAATCATAACTTGAAGATTTATATTGACAATGTCTTTTGTGATCCCACTGAAGATGTTTCTTGTCCGCGGTCGATAATTGTATCATACAAATCACAAGTTGTCACGCTCAAAAATCATAACCTTATTGGAGCAGCACAGTTAGAG GCACTCAAAGATGGAGTAAGTTTGAAACTACCTTATTCACAACAAGATGTGAAGATCTTGAGTTCTGGCATTACCTTGGTTTTGGAGATCCCTCGTCTAAAAGTGGTCATTACATTTGGAATAACTGGCTTTAGTGTCACACTTCCCTTTCAATTATttggcagaaacacacagggcCATTGTG GAACATGCAATAACAACCAGGCTGATGACTGCATGTTGCCTGGAGGCCAGCTGGTGGAAAGTTGTGCCGTGATGGCCGACTATTGGCCTGCAAAAGACATTTCCCAACCCAACTGCAATATACCATCTGTTCTGCCCACCAGTAGACCAGAACCTCCACCAACCTTAACTCCATGCAAGCCAGAGTCCATGTGTGATCTGCTGAAGAGCAG TGTCTTTGCAGAGTGCCATCCCTTTGTCTCTCCTGACAAATTCTACCAAGGTTGTGCTTATGATAGCTGCCACGTTTCCAACCCAGCAGTGGAGTGCACAAGTTTGCAGACTTATGCTGCTGCCTGTGCTCAGGCTGGGGTTTGCCTTCACTGGAGGAACCACACCACACTGTGTG CAAGTGACTGCCCATCAAACAAAGTTTACAAGCCGTGTGGTCCTGCAGAACAGCCAACCTGTGAAGACAA CCCTAATGAACCAACCATGAACTTCACTACTGAGGGCTGCTTTTGTCCTGATGGAATGACTCTCTTCAACAAACAGTCTGGCATATGTGTTGATAAGTGTG GATGTCTTGATCCTGAGGGAATTCCTCGTGAG tttgatgaGAGGTTTGAGTACAAATGCCAAAACTGCATCTGTGGGGAGTCCACCAAGACTGTGACTTGCAAGCCTAAGGAGTGCCCAACACCACCTCTAACAAACTGTGCTGGTCCAGGGTTTGTCCTTGTCAACCAAACAGATCCGGCGGACCGCTGCTGTTCTGCTTATGTTTGCC AATGTCACAGCAACACTTGCCCTGTCACCAGCATGAACTGTCCCGTTGGATATATTTCAATCGTTAGTGTTCCTAAGGGAAAATGCTGTCCAGAACATACATGCG AACCTAAAAGAGTTTGTGTCCACGAAGAAAGTGAATACCAG CCTGGTTCTTCAATTCCTGGATATAAATGTCAGGATTGCACCTGTACCAATGAGGTGGACCCCAAATCTGGTCTCTTTAAGATATCTTGTGAGTTTCAGCAATGTCAAGACAAATGTGACACG GGATATGAATATGTGAAAACTGATTCAGATGAATGCTGTGGGAAGTGTGTACAGACACACTGTATCTTCAATGTTAGTGGTACCAAGCAGTTCTTGGTG CAAGGACAAACCTGGTCACCACCTGAGAATAAGTGTGAGCATTACACCTGTGTTAAGATCGATGGGACTTTAACAACGATCGCTTCACACATTGTCTGCCCGCCGTTCCAGCAGAGCAACTGCCAACCT GACACAATTCAGACTGCAGCAGATGGCTGTTGTAATGTTT gtgtggagagagagaaggcctGCAAGATACAATCCATGAAAACCCTCATTACCCACAAGGACTGTGAGTCTTACCAGAAGGTAGATATGCCATATTGTGAAGGATCCTGCAACACTTTCACCAA gtACGCTGAAGCAGCAGCTACTCTGCATCATTTTTGCTCCTGCTGTAAGGAGACACGCTCCAGCAATCGCACTGTTGACTTGCACTGCCTGAATGGAGATGTGGTTCCCTACACATACATCCATGTGGAGGAGTGTAGCTGTAGCCACTCGGACTGCACCAGAACTTCTGGACCACCTGCTCGCAGGAGGCGATCATCACATTAA